The Alnus glutinosa chromosome 8, dhAlnGlut1.1, whole genome shotgun sequence DNA segment caacgttcaagaatcaaaataaaatgaaaaattaaaaattaaatgctaagaagatgaaaagtctctaagtttccattttaaatcctattctttataagtttttattttttatctcaatttccctattcaagtcttatttgaatttgaatttctctcttcacaattttcattatttcccaATAGCTTATCATTCAAGTCtttaaaatcattccatatctgattagtgattaaaaaaaattaatcaccaaaactcaattaatcaattgcattaattttttttattcggtTTTAGGAAACATTCTAACACTAATTTGCCTTTCCTTTGACAAATCAAGTtttaccattttattttttaaattaattaatatttattttttatttttaaaaatgtctcATTTAAACTTTTCGCCTAAGGCCCCAAAATGTATCGAGCCGGCCCTGAATGAAGAGGATCTTGTTCCCCCAATCTTTAACTAATGAAGCATTACTCTTAAAGTCAGTGAAATGTTTGGTGGAATGACTGAAACAGCCTGGCGCTTTTGGTGAAACACAGGAGGTTCTATGGTTTTTTGGTGCCGTGCTCCTATGCTAACAAGACACGTGGAATGTGCTCACGTGTCACCTGTATGTGGTGAGTTTCACTCACATGAGTTCCGCCCCCATATATCTTATGTTGTGTACAAGTTATGCAATATTGTTGTGCAAGAGGCTTTTTCCTTCCGGAAATAATGCGTCACGTTCGGCAATGTCCTGTTTGCGTTGCGTTGTAAGAACAACAAAACAGAGtggaaaatgctagaattacaacaagtgcactacAAGTGTACAACTCCAAGGCACATTTGGGGGATTCACATGTGTGAGCCCCACCTCAATGTGTTTTTGGAGTTGTGCACTTGTAGTGCATTTGTAGTGCATATATCGTTTCCGAACAGAGCTCCACCCTGATTTCTTTTTATGCTTATTATAATTAGTTTACTTTTCCGGTATGCAACATAGGTGGGAGGTCTGCTTGTCTTTTTCACACTATAAACAGAAGCAATAaatatgtcacatttttattctacGTTTTATTATTCAGTTTCTTAGAATCTAACCTGTCAAGGGATTTGGAAGTTTTTGTTCACCATTGTAATGGTTTAGTTGCATGGTGCCAGcgatatatttttctttttgagcaCAAGCTGTGCGTAATATTTGAACCACATGAATTTGGTAATATTTCTCTTGTAACGCAGGTTGGAGACAACAGATATGGAGGGTTTGAAGAAGATTGAGGATCATCAACATTGACCCGGAAAAGAGCAAATATAAAAATGTGATGGATAGATGCATTTGGATCAGTAGGAAGCATGCTTAagcttccttctttttttttttttttttttggttgaatttgaGACGGATCGGAGAGAGAAATCGAGCAATAATgtcataattaataattatttgatattaaaaGAGTTTGACCTTAGCAAAATAAttgtagataaaaaaaattattaaaaaaaagagttatttGAGCTGTTGAATATGAGACAACCACCCCATAGACAATAAGCATTACTCTTTcaaatagagaaatgttatataccacactTTTATTCTACTTTGCTGATATGATACTGACAATCAACCTTTGAATCatcatttgtttaaaaaataaagattcacACTAATTGGAAGTACTAGATAATATTATAAGATTATATTGGAAGTACTGGGTCTCTTGAGACCCAGCCGTGGGTCTCTTGCGACCCACGTACTGGGTCCCTTGAGACCCAGCTGTGGGTCTCAAGAGGGTCTCTTGAGTtctgaaattttgattttgaaaaaaatgcatgttactcattttttatggttttcccATTTTTTGACTAGGTAACTCTTGGATTTCCTGCTGATCGTGCTGGATCTATCTAGGTAATTATGTGATTGAATTTGATGGAAGCTTGTTGAAAGCATCAATGAGGTATTTGCTGTTCtgtttagttttttgtttttattgcttTGTTGTTGCGGAATTAGGTGTTTTTGTTGTAaaggttttggtgttttgtgttGTCTACTGCTTTGTTGTTGCAGTAATGtgatagaatatttttttttttctcttgattgtgATTCATTTAGCCATGGTTGCAGCAGACCtattcattcattaaaaaaaaaaaaaaaaattatttctttttgttttctttaggcCGTGAATTGTGTTTGAAAAATGGTTATAATCTGTTTGGTTGTTCGGAAAatgggaaaaataaaagaataaatggtGGATTTTAGTTTTCTAGATAACCAAACGTTGCTATgcaagcccccccccccccccccccccccccccctttttttaatttttttaatttagagtcgtttttgggaccctaaaacggctctttttttttttttaaaaaaattatttaaagctgttttagggtccttaaaacggctctaatttttGAACCTTTTTTCTTAAGCGACTTTAACTATTTTGAGCTGCTTTTAAAAAGTGGCTCTAACCGTTTTGAGCCGCTTTAAAAAGCGGTTCTAACCGTTTTTAGcatcttttataaaaacaaCTTTAACcggttagagccgtttttataaaAGCGGCTCAATTTAAAGCCGTTTTAGGTAAAAATTGCTCAATATGGGTCTTTTATACTTGATGTGTTGATCTGTTCtcaaaacgtttcaaaaaaAAGGGTGCAAAttgtttagagccgttttaagggcttaaaacggctctaaaaaaagggctctaaatacctttttttttttttttttttttttttaagtgaaaatatAAGCTTGTTTGAGTACAAAACCcccaaaaagaagagaattgaGGAGATTAGTGAGTATTTATGTTAAATCACtgcttatttcaaaagcttaaactgataggaataggtaaatttaatcatttaatcaatactttaacactttcCCTCGCGTGTGGGCTCAAATtccattttaataggtgagactcaacacgtggaatatttaattgaaatttaggTGAACTTAGAACCTTTGACTTTGATactattttgaaatttgtgTATAAATATAAAACACGAGAACAAAAGCAGAAgcaataaagagaaaagaacatAAGAAATTACATGTGGTTCGGTGTTAGACACTTACATTCACCATTATTAATTAGCCTTAAAAGCTACATTATGGTCATTAACTTATTTATCCACAATACAaatgtctttatttataggtttaGAGTAACAATTAGTTGGATAAAAGGAACAACGTCCTTTTTACACTAATTGTTTGGAGAGTGGGCAGCCATGAGTAGCTCCGCCGTCATGGTGGGACTCCGAGATGGGTGGTCCCTTTAGAAGGCCTCCAAATAACTCCGCTGGATCGAAATAGATCTCCACCTCTTCTACCCTAAGAGATTCATCAACCTACCAAGGAATGCATATCGTAAAAAgcacatgattttttttgttttatttagcctagttaatttgtagaaaaactTTGTCGCTTTGTATCGAGCCAATTTGATATTAATTTGAGtttattaagattttaaatctaatatacctctaacaattttttgctcaaataaataacaaaattaatgtgaaaaaCTATTATAccattttcattaaataaaaaagaaagaaagaaagaaaagaatttcatatattaaaaaggaaaaaaattagaagGGTGACTCATGCCCTAATAGGGGGTGGCCGTGAGCTGAGGTAGTCTCGGGGCCACGACGGCcacttcttttaatttttttttttaaaaaaaaaaattaaaagaagggTATATTAATAGTATCTTCATTCTATTTTTGCTATtatttgagagaaaataaacGTCTTAGAAAATTGATCAAATAGAAAACTTATATAATAAAATTCGAAAAAGCAGTTAGGGttattggaatatatatatatatatatatatatatatatatatatatatatatatatatatatatatatatataaatgtgtgtgtgtgtgaataatatatatatattacgtaCCTTGAGAGTGGCAAATCCAAAAAATTGAGCCATCTCTCCGGTGGGAGCATGTCCATTAAAGGGTCCCTCAAAGAAACCCCAGTGCCTGAACTTGAAAACAATTTCAGGAGGTCCAGTATAAACACGAAGCACTTCCCATGCAAACCCTCGAGGAAAAGCCGATCCAAAAATTTCATGAGACGAttcaaatgtctcttcttctgcTTTGTAGTACTGGAACTCCTTCGGCATACAACTCTTCAGTAAGGCATTGTAGGTCCCAAGCCTAATAGTTTCTTCCCCGTATAACCCCTCTCTTCCTGCAGTACGTACCACAATATTTCATACATTAATAACTTTTACTTTAATGTCAATGCCGGTGGCCGGCATGCCCACATGCAGACCAAGAAAGGTTCATCATAAAAACTTTAATTTAAACCCTAGGAATTTAGCTAAGAAAACACACACACGTAAGCATACAAGTCTAGTgatcgaatatatatattacaagtgAAAGatgtggcatatatatataacttgttgGAGAAAAGTTTCTGGAGTGTAAACATCCCTCAGAATAGTTCCCGGTGTTGGAAAAAAATTCTGAAGCTTCATGGTCTTGCTAAGAATTTTTCCTTCGGTTTGAAGTCGGAGATGGAGGACAAATTCATTTGTGGATGGATAATTGGCATTTTTTTGGTGCCTAAGTGCCTTGGCTGAGAATTTTGGTTTTAGAATCGTTTATGACTCCCTAAGCAACTTGGAAGCCAAGCTAAACTCTGTCCTAAAAAATAGAGTTTGGTGTTGGAGGCCAGCTCGATCTGAGGTTCTTGTAGATATACAAAGTAGACTCCCTGAAGTGCAAATTGGTGAACTGGACAAGCCTATTTGGACTATTGCTCAATCCGGCACTTTTGTTAGTGTAGATACTTGGGATTATAGCCAGAAGAAGAAGGCTACTGTTAATTGGTGGCCTTTAGTTTGGCATCCTCATGCTATTCTGAAACATGCTTTAATTCTTTGGTTAGCTATTCAGAATCGACTCACTATTGGAGATCGTATGTTGACTTGGGGTTTCAAGGGCGTTATAAACTGTGTTTTCTACAGAAATGGCACTGAAAGCCGAGATCATTTGTTCTTCTCGTGTGGTTTTAGTTCACGGATATGGAAGACTTGTATGCAGCGGTGTAATATCCTGGATTTTCCTACTAATTGGATAAATCTGATTGAGGAATGACGCGGCAAATGGACTACTAAATCCATGTTTGAAGTTGTTTGCAGACTAGTTTTAAGCTTTGCCGTTTATGGAATCTGGAGGGCtagaaatgaaatcaaatttGGCAGCCATCCTAGAACTGAGGAACAgattttgaagttgatattcCAGGAGGTTCAATGCCAACTCTCTGGAAAAGGAAGGTTTAAGAACTTGAAAAATGTCAGGCTTTGTCTGAATTGGAAATATTTCAAGtatgtgttttggatttgggCTCAAATGCATAACGAGTCAAAAGAGCCAAACCCAGCACTCACGGCAATCTGATGAATTGACAGCTATTGTGCACGCATGAAATCTAGCGGTGAGTAAAAACAAAGTAGATAAAAATGTTGGGGCGTTACACGTGCAACTTCATAACATTTTACAATATTGAATAtcattaatttgaaagaaaaaaaaatgtcatttgacATGACTTTCAAAATGGCGTAGTCTAAAgtgcacaattttaaagaaattaaatatttgggtaacacttgttttttttttttttaaaaaaatatatatattttgatttttttaattaaaattcaattcattttttttttaaaattttgtctcaaatttttttaaaccattcaaatataattttaaaaaacaaattttctctGAGAttcaaggaaaaaattaaaatactaaatATATAATCAGGAAAATTTGCACTTAAAATACTAACCTTGTTTGAGtgatatgttttcaaaaattaaactCGAGATTCACACTATTAAGTGTTTATtcgtctctttttttttaaaataaaaataaaaataaaaataaataaatcaattcaAATTAGTGCTTAAAAAAGGGTTAACTGAGGTATGAGCTCTTCAAaatcggatttttttttttttttcctcgtgaaattgaaaaataatttcggaAACTAGAGaacaagaatatatattttatttttaaaaaaagaagtggaTGCGACAGGAAACCCGTGGGGTGGGGTCCGGGCAGAGCGTGCCTTTCATAAAGTGCCAGCTAATTATTTGACCGGTCTTGGGGGGAGGTTTTATTTTAGAGTTGCATGGTATGTACGCCTCGATTGCCTTTCCGGTCGCCGGTTTGACCATTTTTGATGGTGCAAAATAAGGTGCGTCCTCTCATGCAATTGCTTGCTTTTTTGGCCATCGCGACACTTACACGTGGTAGTGGGAGCCGTGCGTCTTCGCACTTTCGATCTGCCTTCCCTccccccttccccttcccttatCGTGTATTGACTAGCATTTATTCAAAATTAACTCTTGCTTTTTAGAGTGCTACTATAAagcaagttttttcttttttcgagtCAGACAAAGCCTgacattgttttgttttgttttctagtGAAATTGATTATAAATTTCTTGCTTGGAAATATTTCAAGTATGTGTTTGCCTTCACAACCCTGAAAATTATAATGGCAATTCTCATGTTGATGTTTctgtttctctccctttttcacATGTGCAGGACAACTTTACTGCAGCAATCGCATACTATCACAAGGTGCGTAATGAATGATTTAGTTTAGTGCACTTTCATTTAAGGCATATCAAACTCCTTTTATCCAGACTACTTACTAAGGGTGCACTTGGGCATCCCTTGAAATTTGTTAGCATTGTTTTGATTTACATTGTGTTTATTTTGATGCTTATGGTTTTCACTGGGCTCATAAGAAAAGTTGACAGCCACCTTACAAATGGAAATAAAGAATTGGATTTTGTCATTGCCAGAAAAATGAGAAGTCATCTGATACAATTATTTAAGATGGCTACAAGGATGATGATCATGGTTATAACTACCTTAAAATTCTGTCAAAATGTTTTAGAAAATTCACTAAAATGGTGACTTACTTGATATCACAATAATCTTTTCATGAAAGAAAGATTGAATCAGAAAGTCTGCCTATTATTAActttttgtttggtttgaatTTGTTCCCTCTGTTCTTGCTACCAATTCAGGCTCTATGGCTGAAACCCGATGATCAGTTCTGCACTGACATGTTAATTAAAGCTCTTGAAGAAGAATGCCGCCGTGGTGTAGACCCCAGAATTGAATTTCAACAAAGTGAGGTTTTTCTTTGATgctaatattattctttctacTTTTGGTGGAATGAATGTGTAATTAATACCATAATGCCCGAAAtaggttttattattattattattactattactaTTGCAATTTTCAATGTGATATATTTGTATCAAAGATTAGGCAGCGTGTATTCCGACCGTCATCTTGGTTTATTTATCAATCGAGGCCCGTAACATATCATTGTTGAAGAAAGCTTCTTTGCAGCTGCTAGCCTTGGGCACGATTTGACTAATTGATTGCTTAGTTTGTCTCCATTAATCTGACAGTAACTCTGGTTCTTACTGAATATTATTTAGCCTCTGTTTGGATCATGGAAGAATGGACGCAAGTTTTTAACACCTGCCCCTCCTTTGGTAAATAGAAGCATAATGATATTATCACTACATTCAATCATTCATAAATACATACATATGGAAAGCATAAAAGATAAGCTTGTCCGAGTACAAAACcctgaaaaagaagagaattagGGAGATTATGGAGTAATTACTTGGGTAAAAGGAACAATATCCTTTTAAACTAATTATTGTTTGGAGAGTGGGCAGCCATGAGTAGCGCCTGAGATTGGTGGTCCCTTTAGAAGGCCTCCAAATAGCTCCGCTGGATCGTAGTAGACCTCCACCTCTTCTGCCCTCAGAGACTCATCAACCTACCAAGGGGGGTACATATGGAGCAGCATGATTTTAGTTT contains these protein-coding regions:
- the LOC133876202 gene encoding pathogen-related protein-like; translation: MASVEDAAAKMVGDKYRSFLYDEGEKSTEWRHGGREGLLGEETLRIGNYNALLKSSLPKEFQYYKAEEETFESSHEAFRSAFPRGFAWEVLGVYTGPPETVFKFRHWGFFEGPFNGHAPTGEMAQFFGLATLKIVVRTAGREGLYGEETIRLGTYNALLKSCMPKEFQYYKAEEETFESSHEIFGSAFPRGFAWEVLRVYTGPPEIVFKFRHWGFFEGPFNGHAPTGEMAQFFGFATLKVDESLRVEEVEIYFDPAELFGGLLKGPPISESHHDGGATHGCPLSKQLV